The following are encoded in a window of Solibacillus sp. FSL R7-0668 genomic DNA:
- a CDS encoding DUF418 domain-containing protein yields MKKRIDVIDSLRGFSLLGILIANMLYFQYGTITKEEIAPSTWWDQAAFYFTKIAVEASVYPIFGFLFGYGIILFVRSLEKRELSARGPLWRRAIGLIILGALHIALVWDGDILLTYGAALLFILLFFLKRQVKTWLIWSGILAGITLPVMFFKENFMALLAEETDKAAAIFSSGTYLEVIQYRIGITDETFGLMFWLVALAIGFIFIAVMAFFAVGSFILLGMAAAKVGLFNDIEQKQRTLKRVAWLVPVGLVCKAFLVWEHPLGTFVYSIGTYALAIGYIALFTLLFIKLKNHPLMHNFASVGRLSLSNYLLQSIICTTIFYGYGFGYFGKLGVALGLVLALVIYGLQLVGSRLYRQRFSLGPVEWLLRKFVYLGKAK; encoded by the coding sequence ATGAAGAAACGAATAGATGTAATAGATAGCTTACGAGGCTTTTCATTACTTGGCATTTTAATTGCCAATATGCTGTATTTTCAATATGGCACAATAACAAAAGAGGAAATTGCGCCATCTACTTGGTGGGATCAGGCTGCCTTTTATTTCACTAAAATTGCGGTAGAGGCGTCCGTTTATCCGATTTTTGGCTTTTTATTTGGTTATGGCATTATTTTATTTGTCCGTTCACTGGAAAAACGTGAGCTTAGTGCAAGAGGACCGCTTTGGCGTCGGGCAATCGGACTTATTATTTTAGGAGCGTTGCATATCGCATTGGTTTGGGATGGCGATATTTTACTTACATATGGCGCGGCACTTCTGTTCATTCTTTTATTTTTCCTAAAACGTCAGGTCAAAACATGGCTGATTTGGTCGGGGATTTTAGCGGGAATTACGCTACCAGTGATGTTTTTTAAAGAAAATTTTATGGCGTTATTAGCGGAAGAAACAGATAAGGCTGCCGCTATTTTCTCCAGTGGCACATATTTAGAAGTGATACAGTATCGCATCGGTATTACGGATGAAACATTTGGCCTTATGTTTTGGTTAGTGGCTTTGGCGATTGGCTTTATTTTCATTGCCGTGATGGCCTTTTTCGCGGTTGGTTCCTTTATTCTACTTGGGATGGCGGCTGCAAAGGTGGGTTTATTTAATGACATTGAGCAAAAGCAGCGCACTTTGAAACGTGTTGCATGGCTTGTACCAGTCGGATTAGTATGTAAGGCGTTTCTTGTTTGGGAGCATCCGCTCGGCACATTTGTTTATAGTATTGGTACGTATGCGCTGGCAATCGGCTATATTGCCTTATTTACCTTATTATTTATTAAGCTAAAGAATCATCCGCTGATGCATAACTTTGCGAGTGTTGGGCGCTTGTCATTGTCCAATTATTTACTGCAATCGATTATTTGTACAACGATTTTTTACGGCTATGGCTTCGGGTATTTTGGCAAGCTAGGTGTAGCATTAGGGCTCGTATTGGCGCTAGTCATTTACGGTCTGCAGCTTGTTGGGTCTCGTTTGTATAGACAGCGTTTTTCACTTGGCCCCGTGGAATGGTTGCTGCGTAAGTTTGTGTATTTAGGGAAAGCAAAATAA
- a CDS encoding sigma-70 family RNA polymerase sigma factor — protein sequence MDSPTFEQIVHTYGDYIVRLCFTYTKDWQLAEDLTQETFLRFYAADFRNDADIKTYLYRIAVNRCKTYLVSWRYRQTQLLQLSQRLVAKDHVIQQVEQKELSAFLYEKIAALPVKYREIIVLYHYFELTTAQIAAILKLSENTVKTRLRRGRQQLGTKIQKGELFDEFN from the coding sequence ATGGATTCACCTACATTTGAACAAATTGTCCATACATACGGCGATTATATCGTGCGACTTTGCTTTACCTATACTAAGGATTGGCAATTGGCGGAGGACTTAACGCAAGAAACTTTTTTGCGCTTTTATGCGGCTGATTTTCGAAATGATGCGGATATCAAAACCTATTTATATCGCATTGCGGTCAATCGCTGCAAAACCTATTTAGTGAGCTGGCGTTACCGACAAACACAATTGTTACAGCTTAGCCAGCGTCTTGTTGCAAAGGACCATGTTATACAGCAAGTGGAGCAAAAGGAATTGTCGGCTTTTTTGTATGAAAAAATCGCTGCGCTTCCTGTTAAATATCGGGAAATTATTGTGTTGTATCATTATTTCGAACTTACAACTGCGCAAATAGCAGCTATTTTAAAATTGTCAGAAAATACGGTAAAAACGCGGCTAAGACGAGGGCGGCAACAGCTTGGTACCAAGATACAGAAAGGGGAGCTGTTTGATGAATTCAATTAA
- a CDS encoding ABC transporter permease has translation MIIEQLQQQYQSARRRHKRKILLFQVLLLIGILLFWQLATQFRLLDPLIFSSPQAVATLFMTKLTDGSLLPHVGITLLETVIGFLLGTLFGTLLAIFLWASKSAAAVLDPYLVVLNAMPKVAIGPMILVVFGPNMLAVIVMGVLISVIISTIVIFSAFLQVNENYLKVMQLFHATKYETFRHVVLPASMPTIISTLKVNVGLSWVGVIVGEFLVSSKGLGYLIISGFQVFNFTLVFLALVMIVVLATLMYKAVELVERRILGK, from the coding sequence ATGATTATTGAACAACTACAGCAGCAATACCAAAGCGCTCGTCGCCGCCACAAACGTAAAATTTTGCTCTTCCAAGTGCTGCTACTTATTGGCATCTTGCTCTTTTGGCAGTTGGCAACACAGTTCCGCTTACTGGACCCGCTCATTTTTAGTAGCCCGCAAGCTGTTGCTACCCTATTTATGACGAAGCTTACAGATGGCTCACTTTTACCGCATGTTGGCATCACCTTATTAGAAACGGTCATTGGCTTTTTGCTTGGTACGCTTTTTGGGACATTGCTGGCGATTTTCCTCTGGGCATCCAAATCAGCGGCTGCCGTGCTCGATCCTTATTTAGTGGTGCTCAATGCGATGCCAAAAGTGGCAATTGGGCCGATGATTCTCGTCGTCTTTGGTCCGAATATGCTTGCGGTCATCGTCATGGGTGTCCTAATTTCTGTTATTATTTCGACGATTGTCATTTTCTCAGCCTTCTTACAGGTCAATGAAAACTATCTCAAGGTCATGCAACTGTTTCATGCAACGAAATACGAAACGTTTCGCCATGTTGTACTTCCGGCTTCGATGCCGACGATTATTTCAACATTGAAGGTCAATGTGGGGCTGTCATGGGTTGGGGTCATTGTTGGGGAGTTTTTAGTGTCATCCAAAGGCTTAGGCTATTTAATTATTTCCGGGTTCCAGGTGTTTAATTTTACACTCGTGTTTTTAGCGCTTGTGATGATTGTTGTGCTTGCGACGTTGATGTATAAAGCCGTGGAGCTAGTCGAGCGGAGGATTTTGGGGAAATGA
- a CDS encoding ABC transporter ATP-binding protein, with translation MTFLQINEMSHHFFSEEAVTTALRDIHLTLLEGEFVSFLGPSGCGKSTLLSIIAGLLEPTEGALHFERTPEIGYMLQQDFLFPWKTIEDNVALGLTILKRQPSTIVDDLLDSFELSHTKKLYPTQLSGGMRQRIALARTLAVNPSLLLLDEPFSALDFRSKLMLENFVAKTLQHFKTTTILVTHDISEAIAMSDKIFLFSPRPGMITQCFIVPEAIRMLEPFEARNAPQFQPLFQAIWKELERNDY, from the coding sequence ATGACCTTTTTACAAATAAACGAGATGTCCCATCATTTTTTCTCGGAAGAAGCCGTTACAACCGCGCTACGTGATATTCACCTCACCTTGCTGGAAGGCGAATTCGTGTCATTTTTAGGTCCAAGTGGCTGCGGAAAATCCACGCTACTGTCGATTATTGCGGGCTTACTGGAACCAACGGAAGGGGCGCTTCATTTTGAACGCACCCCCGAAATTGGCTATATGCTACAGCAGGATTTTTTATTTCCATGGAAAACAATTGAGGACAATGTAGCACTGGGGCTGACGATCTTAAAACGCCAGCCCTCCACCATTGTCGATGATTTACTAGATAGCTTCGAGCTCAGCCATACAAAAAAACTCTATCCGACTCAACTATCTGGTGGAATGCGTCAACGAATTGCGCTTGCTCGAACACTCGCAGTCAATCCCTCGCTACTGCTGCTCGACGAACCGTTTTCGGCACTCGATTTCCGTTCTAAATTAATGCTTGAAAACTTTGTTGCGAAAACCTTACAACATTTTAAAACGACGACGATTTTAGTCACGCATGATATTAGTGAGGCCATTGCGATGAGCGATAAAATTTTTCTGTTTAGTCCGCGTCCAGGCATGATTACGCAGTGCTTCATCGTTCCTGAAGCCATTCGGATGTTAGAGCCGTTTGAAGCCCGGAATGCGCCACAATTTCAGCCGTTATTTCAGGCCATTTGGAAGGAGCTTGAGCGCAATGATTATTGA